The DNA region GCGGAAAAGGATATTGAGTTCCAAAAAGCACTTGTAAATGCAGATGTTTTATTACCTGATGGTATTGGTATGGTATGGGCGGCTCGTATGTTGAGAGGCATTCGCATAAAGAAAATAGCTGGAGCGGACATTCATAGCTTTTTATTGAACAAATTGAATGCGAGTAGCGGCTCCTGTTTTTATTTAGGGGCTTCAGAGGAAACCCTTGTGAAAATCAAGGAACGGTTAAAAATAGAATTTCCTAATGTTTCTGTAGCTAGTTACTCCCCTCCCTATAAATCATCTTTTGACAGTTTGGATTCTGAACTAATGGTCAAGGCCGTGAATTCATTTAAACCAGATGTGCTTTTTGTTGGAATGACCGCCCCTAAACAGGAAAAATGGGGTCATTCCCATAAAGAGCAACTAGATGCCCATATTATTTGTTCCATAGGGGCTGTTTTTGATTTTTATGCCGGAACGGTAAAAAGGCCAAATAAAATATGGATTAATTTGGGCCTGGAATGGTTTGGCCGTTTGATAAAAGAACCCAAGAGAATGTGGAAAAGATACATTTATTATGGTGTGGTTTTTTTATACTACTTGTCCAAACAAAAAATTAGCGGAAAGATTAAAAAAAGGAATTTTAGGACTGTATAGGGTGGTTTAGGAAAATGTCCGTTAGGGATAATACTAATTCCGAAGAAGAATTCAATAGACGAAATAACAAGGATAATAATAAAATACAATTGTTGTAACATTATGGCTAAAGAAAATGAAGAATATTATAATACGGATAGAGAATTGCCGGATTTTAGAGAGCTTCTAGATAGTTATTTACGGTATTGGCCTTTATTTTTAGTAAGTGTGGTCATAGCCGTAATTATCGGTCTATTGTACTTAAGGTTTACCATACCAACTTATGCGGCGTCAACTAGTGTAATTATTGAAAATGAGGAAGCCAAAGGGCCTTCTGGTGAAGGTGCTGCGTATGCGGATTTGGGGCTGTTAAAAGGACTAAGTACAAGTAGCATTGAAAATGAATTAGGTTTGCTAAGATCCAAAAGGTTAATGCTTAACGCAGTAAAAGCATTGCAGTTAAATGTTTTGTACTATGCGCCAGAAAGCTTTCCAAGACAAGAGGTGTATAAGCAAAGTCCGTACTTATTGCGGATATTGCGTCTAGACGAGAACAGTTTATCGGAAGCGATAAGGGATGAAATAAATTTTATTAGCCTTCAAAAAACGGATTCTTCCCATGTAGAAATTTTGTTTCCAAATGGTGAAAATAGTAATGTTAAGCTAGGAAATGTTATAGAACACGGTTTTGTAGATTTTGTTATAGAGGCAAATGAAGATTTTAAGGTTAATCAAGAAAAAGACGTGCCAGTTGGAGTTGATATTGAATTTGTTTCGCTGTCTGGGCGCGCGAGTCTGTATCAATCCCAATTAGAAGTGGAATTGGTTGAGGAAAGTTCTACTTTAATTGAAGTACGAATAGTTGACGAGGTAAGGAAAAGGGCCGAGGATATATTAAACCAGTTGATTTTTGAATATAATCAAGAAGCTATTGAGGATAAAAATTTAATAGCTAGAAATAGTGCCTTTTTCATTGATGAACGTTTAAGTATCATCAATTCCGAACTGGACTCAGTGGAATCGGGGAAGGAACAATTTAAGGCGTCCAATAGATTAACGGATATTGATACAGAATCTTCACTGATTATAGAGAATGCGAGTGATTATGAAAAAAAACAACAGGAGGTAAGTAATCAATTAGAGCTTACTAATGCAATGATAGATCATTTGCGGTCCAACGATTCTAATTTATTGCCTACCAATCTGGGTCTTGACGAGATGGGGACAAATAGTTTGATAAGTGATTTTAATGCTACGGTGCTTGAACGTAATAGGTTAATGAACGGTGCTACGGAGAAAAACCCCCTTGTAATACGTTTGACCGACCAGATTACGCAGATTAAAAATAACATTCAGACTAGTTTGGAGCGTAGACGGATGAACCTTAGGATTTCTATGGATAACCTTAGTAGGCAGGCGGGTATTTTAGGTTCCCAGATTTCCGAAGTTCCCTCCCAGGAAAGGGAGTATAGGGGAATAGAGCGTCAACAAAATATCAAAGAAGCACTTTATCTGTTTCTTTTGCAAAAACGAGAAGAGAATTCTTTATCCCTAGCGGTTACCGCACCAAAGGCTAAACTTGTAGACAAAGCTTACAGCGGCGGAACACCTATTGCTCCAAATAATAAGATTGTTATTGCCATATCATTTTTATTAGGGTTGTTTTTGCCCTTTTTGGCTATTAATATAAAGAGGCTCTTAGATAATAAAATTAGAAGTCGCGAGCAGGTAAGAAAAGTAGTGCCTCAAATACCGTTAATTGCAGAAATACCTCATGTTTCATCTGGTGATTCAAATCTTATTAAATCCAACGAGCGATCACTGATTGGAGAGTCTTTTAACATTTTAAGCGCAAACCTAAGTTACGTAATAGGAGAGAAAGCTATAGGCACAAAAGGAAAGTGTATTTACGTTACTTCATCTACACAGGGAGAAGGTAAGACTTTTACGGTCATGAATCTCGCCATGACCTTAGTGCAAACCGGCAAATCTGTTGTAGTTGTCGGTGCGGATTTACGAAATCCGCAGTTGCAACGTTATGAAGATGGACAATTAAGTACGCGAGGTCTAAGTACATTTTTGGCAGGTTCTGATCCACAGGTGTTAAATTTTGTTGATGATTCTAAATTACATGAAAATTTAAAAC from Zobellia alginiliquefaciens includes:
- a CDS encoding GumC family protein, translated to MAKENEEYYNTDRELPDFRELLDSYLRYWPLFLVSVVIAVIIGLLYLRFTIPTYAASTSVIIENEEAKGPSGEGAAYADLGLLKGLSTSSIENELGLLRSKRLMLNAVKALQLNVLYYAPESFPRQEVYKQSPYLLRILRLDENSLSEAIRDEINFISLQKTDSSHVEILFPNGENSNVKLGNVIEHGFVDFVIEANEDFKVNQEKDVPVGVDIEFVSLSGRASLYQSQLEVELVEESSTLIEVRIVDEVRKRAEDILNQLIFEYNQEAIEDKNLIARNSAFFIDERLSIINSELDSVESGKEQFKASNRLTDIDTESSLIIENASDYEKKQQEVSNQLELTNAMIDHLRSNDSNLLPTNLGLDEMGTNSLISDFNATVLERNRLMNGATEKNPLVIRLTDQITQIKNNIQTSLERRRMNLRISMDNLSRQAGILGSQISEVPSQEREYRGIERQQNIKEALYLFLLQKREENSLSLAVTAPKAKLVDKAYSGGTPIAPNNKIVIAISFLLGLFLPFLAINIKRLLDNKIRSREQVRKVVPQIPLIAEIPHVSSGDSNLIKSNERSLIGESFNILSANLSYVIGEKAIGTKGKCIYVTSSTQGEGKTFTVMNLAMTLVQTGKSVVVVGADLRNPQLQRYEDGQLSTRGLSTFLAGSDPQVLNFVDDSKLHENLKLLPSGPVPPNPIQLLQNEKMEGMFNELKSIFDYVIVDTAPSMILADTFLISKYADVTLYLLRVGRTKRKVMEFALDINNQKKLKNMGFLLNDVKMLDSNYGHQYGVENTKSKIKSILGI
- a CDS encoding WecB/TagA/CpsF family glycosyltransferase, coding for MRKLKTESCMGYSLFADELERIPLNTKLEVNTINQYSYCIAEKDIEFQKALVNADVLLPDGIGMVWAARMLRGIRIKKIAGADIHSFLLNKLNASSGSCFYLGASEETLVKIKERLKIEFPNVSVASYSPPYKSSFDSLDSELMVKAVNSFKPDVLFVGMTAPKQEKWGHSHKEQLDAHIICSIGAVFDFYAGTVKRPNKIWINLGLEWFGRLIKEPKRMWKRYIYYGVVFLYYLSKQKISGKIKKRNFRTV